Proteins co-encoded in one Actinomadura luteofluorescens genomic window:
- a CDS encoding DUF58 domain-containing protein, which produces MALTGRLGLLALLGAIVPLLAPSWWTLFAVWGVLLLGVVADLALAGNVRALRFHRAGDTSVRLGETAQVALIVENLGRRRLKARLRDVWPPSAGATPRMVKVDVPAGERRRVEMTLTPTRRGDRKAVTVVVRSVGPLGLAARQLSRSAPWTVRALPAFPSRRHLPAKLARLRELTGAHVALIRGQGTEFDSLREYVDGDDVRSIDWRATARRGDVVVRTWRPERDRRIYLVLDTGRTSAGRVGDIPRLDCSMDAALLLGALASRAGDRVDLLAYDRRVRARVEGASRTDLLPAMVHALAPLDPELLECDAAGMVSTLMARVRQRCLVVLLTDLNTAAIEEGLLPLLPQLTARHLVMIAAVSDPRVAEMAESRGDLASVYDAAAAERSRAERRRLTAELRGHGVEVVDAPPAEIAPALADAYLALKAAGRL; this is translated from the coding sequence ATGGCGCTGACCGGGCGTCTCGGGCTGCTGGCCCTCCTCGGCGCGATCGTCCCGCTGCTCGCGCCGAGCTGGTGGACGCTCTTCGCGGTGTGGGGCGTCCTGCTCCTCGGCGTCGTCGCCGACCTCGCCCTGGCCGGGAACGTGCGGGCCCTGCGCTTCCACCGCGCCGGCGACACCAGCGTGCGCCTCGGCGAGACGGCCCAGGTGGCGCTGATCGTGGAGAACCTCGGCCGGCGGCGCCTCAAGGCCCGGCTGCGGGACGTGTGGCCGCCCAGCGCGGGCGCCACGCCCCGCATGGTGAAGGTGGACGTGCCCGCCGGGGAGCGGCGCCGCGTCGAGATGACCCTGACGCCCACCCGCCGCGGCGACCGGAAGGCCGTCACCGTCGTCGTCCGCTCTGTGGGGCCGCTCGGGCTCGCCGCGCGGCAGCTCTCGCGTTCCGCGCCCTGGACCGTCCGGGCGCTGCCCGCGTTCCCGTCCCGCCGCCACCTGCCCGCCAAGCTCGCCCGGCTGCGGGAGCTGACGGGCGCGCACGTCGCGCTGATCCGCGGACAGGGCACCGAGTTCGACTCCCTGCGCGAGTACGTGGACGGCGACGACGTCCGGTCCATCGACTGGCGCGCCACGGCACGGCGCGGCGACGTGGTCGTGCGGACCTGGCGCCCCGAACGCGACCGCCGCATCTACCTCGTCCTCGACACGGGCCGCACGTCCGCGGGCCGCGTCGGCGACATCCCCCGGCTCGACTGCTCGATGGACGCGGCGCTGCTGCTCGGCGCCCTGGCGTCCCGCGCGGGCGACCGCGTCGACCTGCTCGCCTACGACCGCCGCGTACGCGCCCGCGTCGAGGGAGCGTCCCGCACCGACCTGCTGCCCGCGATGGTGCACGCCCTCGCGCCGCTGGACCCGGAGCTGCTCGAATGCGACGCCGCCGGGATGGTGTCGACGCTGATGGCGCGGGTCCGGCAGCGGTGCCTCGTCGTGCTGCTCACCGACCTGAACACCGCCGCGATCGAGGAGGGGCTGCTGCCCCTGCTGCCGCAGCTCACCGCCCGGCACCTCGTCATGATCGCCGCGGTGTCGGACCCGCGCGTCGCGGAGATGGCGGAGTCGCGCGGCGACCTGGCGTCGGTCTACGACGCCGCCGCCGCCGAACGGTCGAGAGCCGAACGCCGCCGCCTGACGGCCGAACTGAGAGGCCACGGCGTAGAAGTGGTGGACGCCCCACCGGCGGAAATAGCCCCCGCCCTAGCCGACGCCTACCTGGCCCTCAAAGCCGCAGGAAGGCTGTAA
- a CDS encoding ComF family protein, translating to MGVLAELIDLLLPQCCAGCGHRPGLLCDACARPLRADARPAGQAPAGLPPPWTVAAYEGPLRTILASYKERGRAALAVPLGEALATSVYAALPSGPDPPMVVWVPSGRGAVRRRGHDPLRGAVHVAVQRLRASGVPVTSLGALRQRGRVADQAGLSARERAANLAGAIEVRAEVAGRSVVLVDDVVTTGASLAEAARALRAAGADVAGAATIAATPRHRLW from the coding sequence ATGGGTGTTCTCGCTGAACTGATCGACCTGCTTCTTCCGCAGTGCTGCGCCGGGTGCGGGCATCGGCCCGGGCTGCTGTGCGACGCGTGCGCACGTCCCTTGCGGGCGGATGCGCGCCCGGCAGGGCAGGCGCCCGCCGGGCTGCCCCCTCCGTGGACCGTGGCGGCCTATGAGGGGCCGCTCCGCACGATCCTGGCCTCCTACAAGGAGCGCGGACGTGCGGCCCTCGCCGTCCCTCTGGGGGAGGCCCTGGCGACGTCCGTGTACGCGGCCCTCCCGTCCGGCCCCGACCCGCCGATGGTGGTGTGGGTGCCGTCGGGGCGCGGCGCCGTGCGTCGACGCGGCCACGACCCTTTGCGGGGGGCGGTGCACGTCGCGGTTCAGCGGCTTCGCGCGAGCGGTGTCCCCGTGACCTCGCTCGGCGCCCTTCGGCAACGGGGGCGGGTCGCCGACCAGGCCGGGCTCTCCGCCAGGGAACGGGCCGCCAACCTGGCGGGGGCCATCGAGGTGCGCGCCGAGGTCGCCGGGCGCAGCGTCGTCCTGGTCGACGACGTGGTCACGACGGGCGCGTCCCTCGCCGAGGCCGCGCGGGCCCTGCGGGCCGCCGGCGCTGACGTGGCCGGAGCGGCGACCATCGCGGCGACGCCCCGGCACCGGCTCTGGTGA
- a CDS encoding LpqB family beta-propeller domain-containing protein codes for MSPCAGTRRITCLLAAAVLVLGGAGCANVPSGGQVVSGKPAERAERVDDPYVRLIPVKPRPEWGPAQIVSGFLSASASFDDGHKVAKQYLSGQTSWNPGLRPFVTVLASRITDPHVIKSSADQATVRVTGEELGTITADGQYTASPKALDATFQLTRTPQGVWRITGIPGDDKAGLLLTKDDVERAMRTVNLYFFAPDRRTLVPNGIFLPVVNRQTLPTQLVQALLTGPTSWLNGAVDTAFPEGTRLRRTVQIDKDVATVDLTGQARGGDVERMSAQLSWTMRQLSEIKSWRLSIEGKTVAPDGTDATQPVNGWEGNSPDGQVPSEGVQQSAYVVGPSGFLGTLESDRAQPVVTGAAGRLTRPAVAPDHQEFAGLSADESQVLVAAPVTGQPAPRLLLTARPGARFTAPTWSHDGTLWVVETKKDESSLWVRKRGKPPVRAAHWGLGGREVLAFRVARDGVRAAVIARVDGRPQVQVGRIVQSSGGAVDVGSFLPVSSELQDAVDLAWRDYGTLAVLGRAKRDSQTLPFLMPISGSAITSLGVGSLGEPRTIAAAPGAPILIGTRSSGKDQVCRQRSPSNSYSAWICPTPAKDPSYPG; via the coding sequence ATGAGCCCCTGCGCGGGAACCCGGCGGATCACGTGCCTGCTCGCCGCCGCCGTCCTGGTCCTGGGCGGCGCCGGCTGCGCGAACGTCCCGAGCGGCGGGCAGGTCGTCTCCGGCAAGCCCGCCGAGCGCGCCGAGCGCGTCGACGACCCCTACGTCCGGCTGATCCCGGTGAAGCCGCGCCCCGAGTGGGGGCCCGCCCAGATCGTCTCGGGCTTCCTCTCCGCGTCCGCGAGCTTCGACGACGGCCACAAGGTCGCCAAGCAGTACCTGTCCGGCCAGACGTCCTGGAACCCCGGCCTGCGGCCCTTCGTGACCGTGCTGGCGAGCCGCATCACCGACCCGCACGTGATCAAGTCGTCCGCCGACCAGGCGACCGTCCGCGTCACCGGCGAAGAACTCGGCACGATCACCGCCGACGGCCAGTACACCGCCTCCCCGAAGGCGCTCGACGCCACCTTCCAGCTCACCCGCACCCCGCAGGGCGTCTGGCGCATCACCGGCATACCCGGCGACGACAAGGCCGGCCTGCTGCTCACCAAGGACGACGTCGAGCGCGCCATGCGCACCGTCAACCTGTACTTCTTCGCGCCCGACCGGCGCACCCTCGTCCCGAACGGCATCTTCCTGCCCGTCGTGAACCGTCAGACGCTGCCCACCCAGCTCGTCCAGGCCCTGCTGACCGGCCCGACCTCCTGGCTGAACGGCGCGGTCGACACCGCCTTCCCGGAGGGCACGCGGCTCCGGCGCACCGTGCAGATCGACAAGGACGTCGCGACCGTCGACCTCACGGGCCAGGCCCGCGGCGGCGACGTCGAGCGCATGTCGGCGCAGCTCTCGTGGACGATGCGGCAGCTCTCGGAGATCAAGTCGTGGCGGCTGTCGATCGAGGGCAAGACCGTCGCCCCCGACGGGACCGACGCCACGCAGCCCGTGAACGGCTGGGAGGGCAACTCGCCCGACGGCCAGGTCCCCTCCGAGGGCGTCCAGCAGAGCGCCTACGTCGTCGGGCCCTCCGGCTTCCTCGGCACCCTGGAGAGCGACCGCGCCCAGCCCGTCGTGACCGGCGCCGCCGGCCGCCTCACCCGTCCCGCCGTCGCCCCCGACCACCAGGAGTTCGCCGGTCTGAGCGCCGACGAGAGCCAGGTCCTGGTCGCCGCCCCCGTCACCGGCCAGCCCGCGCCCCGCCTCCTGCTGACCGCGCGTCCCGGAGCCCGCTTCACCGCGCCGACCTGGAGCCACGACGGCACCCTGTGGGTCGTGGAGACGAAGAAGGACGAGTCCTCGCTCTGGGTGCGCAAGCGCGGCAAACCGCCCGTCCGCGCCGCCCACTGGGGCCTGGGCGGCCGCGAGGTCCTCGCCTTCCGCGTGGCCCGCGACGGGGTCCGCGCGGCGGTGATCGCCCGCGTGGACGGCCGCCCCCAGGTCCAGGTGGGGCGCATCGTCCAGTCTTCCGGCGGCGCCGTGGACGTCGGGTCGTTCCTGCCCGTCAGCTCCGAGCTCCAGGACGCCGTCGACCTCGCCTGGCGCGACTACGGCACCCTCGCCGTCCTCGGCCGCGCCAAGCGCGACTCGCAGACGCTGCCGTTCCTGATGCCGATCAGCGGCAGCGCCATCACGTCCCTGGGCGTCGGCTCCCTCGGCGAACCCCGCACGATCGCCGCCGCGCCGGGCGCCCCGATCCTCATCGGCACCCGCTCCTCCGGCAAGGACCAGGTCTGCCGCCAGCGCTCCCCGAGCAACTCCTACAGCGCCTGGATCTGCCCCACCCCCGCCAAGGACCCCTCCTACCCCGGCTGA
- a CDS encoding response regulator — protein sequence MSEKPETRDAAAVPRQSGAGTAPAGREAKAPTGAADPIGVLIVDDHALFRRGLEMVLQGEDDIEVIGEGGDGQQAVEMAGDLLPDVVLMDIRMPRRSGIEACTAIKDAAPSAKIVMLTISDEEEDLFEAIKAGASGYLLKEISIDEVPQAVRAVHGGQSLISPSMASKLITEFASLAKRSEERTQQVPAPRLTEREMEVLRLVARGLGNREIARELFISENTVKNHVRNILEKLQLHSRMEAVVYAVREKLLEIT from the coding sequence GTGAGCGAGAAGCCCGAGACTCGCGACGCCGCGGCGGTACCCCGCCAGTCCGGCGCCGGCACCGCCCCCGCCGGCCGGGAGGCGAAGGCGCCGACCGGAGCGGCAGACCCCATCGGCGTGCTCATCGTCGACGACCACGCGCTGTTCCGCCGCGGCCTGGAGATGGTCCTGCAGGGCGAGGACGACATCGAGGTCATCGGCGAGGGCGGCGACGGCCAGCAGGCCGTGGAGATGGCCGGCGACCTGCTGCCGGACGTCGTCCTCATGGACATCCGGATGCCGCGCCGCAGCGGCATCGAGGCCTGCACCGCGATCAAGGACGCCGCGCCCAGCGCGAAGATCGTCATGCTGACCATCAGCGACGAGGAGGAGGACCTCTTCGAGGCGATCAAGGCCGGCGCCAGCGGCTACCTGCTCAAGGAGATCTCGATCGACGAGGTCCCGCAGGCCGTCCGCGCCGTCCACGGCGGCCAGTCGCTGATCAGCCCGTCGATGGCGTCCAAGCTCATCACCGAGTTCGCCTCGCTGGCCAAGCGCAGCGAGGAGCGCACCCAGCAGGTCCCCGCGCCCCGCCTCACCGAGCGCGAGATGGAGGTCCTGCGCCTCGTCGCCCGCGGCCTCGGCAACCGCGAGATCGCGCGCGAGCTGTTCATCTCCGAGAACACGGTGAAGAACCACGTGCGCAACATCCTGGAGAAGCTCCAGCTCCACTCCCGGATGGAAGCCGTCGTCTACGCCGTCCGCGAAAAACTCCTCGAGATCACCTGA
- the hpf gene encoding ribosome hibernation-promoting factor, HPF/YfiA family, translated as MNITVRGRHTDVNDRFRRHVDNKLAKIERLDQKVIRVDVEVSEERNPRLADQRERVELTIRSRGPVIRAEAAADDRYGALDLALDKLESRLRRDSERRKGHGAKNHGGKGRAKLATMETLPEALPAVAPEPAEQPAPAAEAEPVAVSPEENLVPIPMDGDGPLVVREKFHQAEPMGIEQALFEMELVGHDFFLYRDKSTGHPSVVYRRRGWDYGVIRLVEE; from the coding sequence GTGAACATCACCGTGAGGGGCCGGCACACCGACGTCAACGACAGGTTCCGTCGGCACGTCGACAACAAACTCGCCAAGATCGAGCGGCTCGACCAGAAGGTCATCCGCGTGGACGTGGAGGTCTCAGAGGAACGCAACCCGCGCCTTGCCGACCAGCGCGAGCGAGTGGAGCTCACGATCCGCTCCCGCGGCCCGGTGATCCGGGCCGAGGCCGCCGCCGACGACCGCTACGGAGCCCTCGACCTGGCGCTGGACAAGCTGGAGTCGCGGCTCCGCCGCGACTCGGAGCGGCGCAAGGGGCACGGCGCCAAGAACCACGGCGGCAAGGGCCGCGCCAAGCTCGCCACGATGGAGACGCTCCCCGAGGCACTCCCCGCCGTCGCGCCCGAGCCCGCCGAGCAGCCCGCACCGGCCGCGGAGGCCGAGCCCGTGGCGGTCTCGCCGGAAGAGAACCTCGTCCCCATCCCCATGGACGGCGACGGCCCCCTCGTCGTCCGCGAGAAGTTCCACCAGGCCGAGCCGATGGGCATCGAACAGGCCCTCTTCGAGATGGAGCTCGTCGGCCACGACTTCTTCCTGTACCGCGACAAGTCCACCGGGCACCCCTCGGTCGTCTACCGGAGGCGAGGCTGGGACTACGGAGTCATCAGGCTTGTCGAAGAGTGA
- a CDS encoding DUF4129 domain-containing protein: MILDPIGRDEAREMARRELEKQVYQRDKPSWLERAWDDFAEWLRHLFEKAPAPESQGSGGGWTSIAIVVVIVLVAVALVVWLMWGRRNPRSRKDPLLEDVPSTALDHRQAAERHAEAGQWAEAIRERLRAIARDLEERAVLSARPGRTADELAAEAGEAVPALAGELAAGVQIFDDVWYGDRPGTPEGYARMKELDERLRAARPKPLESDDLTLAGTGDEGGPRW; this comes from the coding sequence GTGATCCTGGATCCGATCGGCCGCGACGAGGCCCGCGAGATGGCCCGCCGCGAGCTGGAGAAGCAGGTCTACCAGCGCGACAAGCCGTCCTGGCTGGAGCGGGCCTGGGACGACTTCGCCGAGTGGCTGCGCCATCTGTTCGAGAAGGCGCCCGCCCCGGAGTCGCAGGGCAGCGGCGGCGGGTGGACGTCCATCGCCATCGTCGTCGTGATCGTTCTGGTCGCGGTCGCGCTGGTCGTGTGGCTGATGTGGGGGCGCCGCAACCCGCGCTCCCGCAAGGACCCGCTGCTGGAGGACGTGCCGTCCACCGCGCTCGACCACCGGCAGGCGGCGGAGCGGCACGCGGAGGCCGGGCAGTGGGCCGAGGCGATCCGGGAGCGGCTGCGCGCCATCGCCCGCGACCTCGAGGAGCGCGCGGTGCTGTCGGCGCGGCCGGGCCGGACCGCCGACGAGCTGGCGGCCGAGGCGGGCGAGGCGGTGCCCGCGCTGGCCGGGGAGCTGGCCGCGGGCGTGCAGATCTTCGACGACGTCTGGTACGGGGACCGGCCGGGAACCCCCGAGGGATACGCGCGGATGAAGGAGCTGGACGAGCGGCTGCGCGCGGCGCGGCCGAAACCGCTGGAGTCCGACGACCTCACCCTGGCCGGAACCGGCGACGAAGGGGGGCCGCGGTGGTAA
- a CDS encoding AAA family ATPase — MARAALAALRGEVAKTVVGQDSVVTGLVIALLCRGHVLLEGVPGTAKTLLIKTLSRALDLDFKRVQFTPDLMPGDVTGSLVYDNRTAEFDFREGPVFTNLLLADEINRTPPKTQASLLEAMEERQVSVEGTARPLPDPFVVCATQNPIEYEGTYPLPEAQLDRFLVKLSVPVPTRDEEISMLQRHAAGFDPRDLSEVKPVAGAAELAAGQAAVRTVHLDPKVAAYVVDLCRATRQSPSLQLGVSPRGATALLATSRAWAWLSGRDYVTPDDVKALARPTLRHRVQLRPEAELEGATADGVLEGILAHVPAPR, encoded by the coding sequence ATGGCCCGCGCGGCGCTCGCGGCCCTGCGCGGTGAGGTCGCCAAGACGGTCGTCGGCCAGGACTCCGTGGTGACCGGGCTGGTGATCGCGCTGCTCTGCCGCGGCCACGTGCTGCTGGAGGGCGTCCCCGGCACGGCCAAGACGCTGCTCATCAAGACGCTGTCGCGGGCCCTCGACCTGGACTTCAAACGCGTCCAGTTCACCCCCGACCTGATGCCCGGCGACGTGACCGGCTCGCTGGTGTACGACAACCGGACGGCGGAGTTCGATTTCCGCGAGGGCCCGGTCTTCACCAACCTCCTGCTCGCCGACGAGATCAACCGGACGCCGCCCAAGACGCAGGCCTCCCTGCTGGAGGCCATGGAGGAGCGCCAGGTCTCGGTGGAGGGCACCGCGCGCCCCCTGCCCGACCCGTTCGTCGTGTGCGCGACGCAGAACCCGATCGAGTACGAGGGGACCTATCCCCTGCCCGAGGCCCAGCTCGACCGGTTCCTGGTCAAGCTGTCGGTGCCCGTCCCCACCCGGGACGAGGAGATCTCCATGCTCCAGCGGCACGCCGCCGGGTTCGACCCCCGCGACCTGTCCGAGGTGAAGCCGGTCGCCGGTGCGGCCGAGCTGGCCGCCGGGCAGGCCGCCGTCAGGACCGTGCACCTCGACCCCAAGGTCGCCGCCTACGTCGTGGACCTGTGCAGGGCCACCCGGCAGTCCCCGTCCCTGCAGCTCGGCGTGTCGCCGCGCGGTGCGACGGCGCTGCTGGCCACGTCCCGCGCCTGGGCGTGGCTGTCGGGCCGCGACTACGTCACGCCGGACGACGTGAAGGCGCTGGCCAGGCCCACGCTGCGGCACCGCGTCCAGCTGCGTCCCGAGGCCGAGCTGGAGGGCGCGACCGCCGACGGCGTGCTGGAGGGCATCCTCGCCCACGTCCCCGCCCCGCGCTGA
- the mtrA gene encoding MtrAB system response regulator MtrA: protein MRGRVLVVDDDLALAEMLGIVLRGEGFEPSFVHDGDKALEAFRETRPDLVLLDLMLPGADGIDVCRQIRAESGVPIVMLTAKSDTVDVVLGLESGADDYIVKPFKPKELVARVRARLRRTDEPAPETLQIGDITIDVAGHSVKRGDRHIPLTPLEFDLLVALARKPRQVFTREVLLEQVWGYRHAADTRLVNVHVQRLRAKIEKDPERPEIVVTVRGVGYKAGPA from the coding sequence ATGAGAGGACGTGTACTGGTCGTCGACGACGATCTCGCGCTCGCCGAGATGCTCGGCATCGTGCTGAGGGGCGAGGGCTTCGAGCCGTCGTTCGTCCACGACGGCGACAAGGCGCTCGAGGCGTTCCGGGAGACCCGGCCCGACCTCGTGCTGCTCGACCTGATGCTGCCGGGAGCCGACGGCATCGACGTGTGCCGGCAGATCCGCGCCGAGTCCGGCGTGCCGATCGTCATGCTGACCGCCAAGAGCGACACCGTGGACGTCGTCCTCGGCCTGGAGTCGGGCGCCGACGACTACATCGTCAAGCCGTTCAAGCCCAAGGAGCTGGTCGCGCGCGTGCGCGCCCGCCTGCGCCGCACCGACGAGCCGGCGCCCGAGACCCTGCAGATCGGCGACATCACCATCGACGTCGCCGGCCACTCGGTCAAGCGCGGCGACCGGCACATCCCGCTCACGCCGCTGGAGTTCGACCTGCTCGTCGCCCTCGCCCGCAAGCCCCGCCAGGTCTTCACCCGCGAGGTGCTGCTGGAGCAGGTCTGGGGCTACCGGCACGCCGCCGACACGCGGCTGGTGAACGTGCACGTCCAGCGGCTCCGCGCCAAGATCGAGAAGGATCCGGAACGGCCAGAGATCGTCGTCACCGTGCGCGGGGTCGGCTACAAGGCCGGCCCGGCCTGA
- a CDS encoding DUF4350 domain-containing protein: protein MVTASPPRGARPAAEASARQVAGRRWRSARGVVATVVAMIVVAVVLAALRPSASAEALDPESPKQDGSRALAEILRQHGTPVTVARNTGDALSAAGPGTVLVVTRTERLTEEDLERLSGVPADVLLVRPTSFALDAFAPQVRRRSPSTQEVAGPGCNLPVASLAGPVDFHESETYEVAGTGTACYRTDYGDARLVQVGTGAHTVTVLGSAAPLTNRRLTEEGNAALAMNLAGAGTSAVWLAPDLPKAGSGAGQRSLGDLLPFGVKLLILQLLVAVLLVALWRARRLGPVVAEALPVVVRSAETVEGLARLYRAGRARDRASDALRSGARERLVPLLGLPRSSAQDPSAAQEIVTAVARRTAYEETYVGAALYGPEPLDDAGLIALTDVLDDLERQVRQS from the coding sequence GTGGTAACGGCCTCCCCGCCGCGCGGCGCGCGGCCCGCCGCGGAGGCGTCCGCCCGGCAGGTCGCGGGGCGCCGCTGGCGGTCGGCGCGCGGCGTCGTCGCGACGGTCGTCGCGATGATCGTGGTCGCGGTGGTGCTGGCCGCGCTGCGCCCCTCCGCGTCGGCCGAGGCGCTCGATCCGGAGTCGCCGAAGCAGGACGGCAGCCGGGCGCTCGCGGAGATCCTCCGGCAGCACGGCACGCCGGTGACGGTGGCCCGGAACACCGGCGACGCCCTGAGCGCGGCCGGACCGGGCACGGTCCTCGTGGTGACCCGCACGGAGCGGCTCACCGAGGAGGACCTGGAACGGCTGAGCGGCGTCCCGGCCGACGTGCTGCTCGTCCGGCCGACGTCGTTCGCGCTGGACGCGTTCGCCCCGCAGGTGCGCAGGCGGAGCCCGTCGACGCAGGAGGTCGCCGGGCCGGGCTGCAACCTGCCCGTGGCGTCCCTCGCGGGGCCGGTCGACTTCCACGAGTCGGAGACCTACGAGGTCGCGGGCACGGGCACCGCCTGCTACCGGACCGACTACGGCGACGCGAGGCTCGTCCAGGTCGGCACCGGCGCGCACACCGTCACGGTGCTCGGCTCGGCCGCGCCGCTGACGAACCGGCGGCTCACCGAGGAGGGCAACGCCGCCCTGGCCATGAACCTCGCCGGTGCGGGCACGTCGGCGGTCTGGCTCGCCCCGGACCTGCCGAAGGCCGGCTCCGGCGCGGGGCAGCGGTCGCTCGGCGACCTGCTGCCGTTCGGCGTGAAACTGCTCATCCTCCAGCTGCTCGTCGCGGTGCTGCTGGTGGCCCTGTGGCGGGCCCGCCGCCTCGGCCCGGTCGTGGCGGAGGCGCTGCCCGTCGTCGTCCGGTCCGCCGAGACGGTCGAGGGCCTCGCCCGCCTGTACCGCGCGGGCCGCGCCCGCGACCGGGCCTCGGACGCACTGCGCTCCGGCGCCCGCGAACGCCTCGTGCCGCTCCTCGGGCTCCCCCGCAGCAGCGCGCAGGATCCCTCCGCCGCGCAGGAGATCGTCACGGCGGTCGCCCGCCGCACGGCGTACGAAGAGACGTACGTCGGAGCGGCCCTGTACGGTCCTGAACCCTTGGACGACGCCGGGCTGATCGCCCTCACCGACGTCCTCGACGACCTGGAAAGGCAGGTACGCCAGTCTTGA
- the mtrB gene encoding MtrAB system histidine kinase MtrB: MRRAKRFVRRGLGAVRRVLQGAARTGYLRWRRSIQVRVVTSTLFISAIVVAILGAFLMQQVSSALMDGKVKAARLQLDDGLAQVQRDLGNSTGDGSRLNSTIDRLKARSGPSGLYEVYIRDTTEQYFDGYTTNELRQESVPKRLREELKNAPAGSRAYTYGKLSYIGDRSDERGLIVGGKTGQFELYYLFPLTQEQQTLTNVSRSLAGVGIVLVLLLAAIASLVTRQVVIPVRLAAQGAQRLAAGRLEERMRVRGEDDLARLARSFNDMAANLQEKIGELEDLSQVQRQFVSDVSHELRTPLTTIRIAADMLYENRDGFADPSVGRSAELLQSQLERFESLLADLLEISRHDAGAATLDAESLDMRDLVLRVVGDIQGLAERKGSKVILQLPGEPCMAEVDRRRVERIARNLLVNAVEHGEGEDIVVSVGADRDAVAVAVRDHGVGLKPGEGQMVFDRFWRADPARARTTGGTGLGLSISREDAQLHGGWLQAWGEPGAGSQFRLSLPRVAGAELRGSPLPLVPPGAGDARPLFAELEAGE; this comes from the coding sequence ATGAGGAGGGCGAAGCGGTTCGTCCGGCGCGGGCTGGGCGCGGTCCGGCGCGTCCTGCAGGGCGCCGCGCGCACCGGCTACCTGCGCTGGCGCCGGTCGATCCAGGTCCGCGTCGTCACGTCCACCCTGTTCATCTCGGCGATCGTGGTGGCGATCCTCGGCGCGTTCCTCATGCAGCAGGTGTCGTCCGCGCTGATGGACGGCAAGGTCAAGGCGGCCCGACTCCAGCTGGACGACGGCCTCGCGCAGGTCCAGCGCGACCTGGGCAACTCCACGGGGGACGGCAGCAGGCTGAACTCGACGATCGACCGGCTCAAGGCCCGCAGCGGGCCATCGGGGCTCTACGAGGTCTACATCCGCGACACCACCGAGCAGTACTTCGACGGGTACACGACCAACGAACTGCGCCAGGAGAGCGTCCCCAAGCGGCTCCGCGAGGAGCTGAAGAACGCGCCCGCCGGGTCCCGCGCCTACACCTACGGCAAGCTCTCCTACATCGGAGACCGCTCGGACGAGCGCGGCCTCATCGTCGGCGGCAAGACCGGCCAGTTCGAGCTCTACTACCTGTTTCCGCTGACGCAGGAGCAGCAGACGCTCACCAACGTCAGCCGCTCCCTGGCCGGAGTGGGCATCGTCCTGGTGCTGCTGCTGGCCGCGATCGCGTCCCTGGTCACGCGGCAGGTCGTCATCCCGGTCCGGCTCGCGGCCCAGGGCGCGCAGAGGCTCGCCGCCGGACGCCTCGAAGAGCGCATGCGGGTCCGGGGCGAGGACGACCTGGCCCGGCTCGCCCGCTCCTTCAACGACATGGCCGCCAACCTCCAGGAGAAGATCGGCGAGCTGGAGGACCTGTCGCAGGTGCAGCGCCAGTTCGTCTCCGACGTCTCCCACGAGCTGCGCACCCCGCTGACCACGATCCGGATCGCCGCGGACATGCTCTACGAGAACCGCGACGGCTTCGCCGACCCGTCCGTCGGGCGGTCCGCGGAGCTGCTGCAGAGCCAGCTGGAGCGGTTCGAGTCCCTCCTGGCCGACCTGCTGGAGATCAGCCGCCACGACGCCGGCGCCGCGACGCTCGACGCCGAGTCCCTCGACATGCGCGACCTCGTCCTGCGCGTCGTCGGCGACATCCAGGGCCTCGCCGAGCGCAAGGGCAGCAAGGTCATCCTGCAGCTGCCGGGCGAGCCCTGCATGGCCGAGGTCGACCGCCGCCGCGTCGAGCGCATCGCGCGCAACCTCCTCGTCAACGCCGTCGAGCACGGCGAGGGCGAGGACATCGTCGTCTCCGTGGGCGCCGACCGCGACGCCGTCGCCGTCGCCGTCCGCGACCACGGGGTCGGGCTGAAACCGGGGGAGGGGCAGATGGTCTTCGACCGCTTCTGGCGCGCCGACCCGGCCCGCGCCCGCACCACCGGCGGCACCGGGCTCGGCCTGTCGATCTCCCGCGAGGACGCGCAGCTGCACGGCGGCTGGCTCCAGGCGTGGGGAGAGCCCGGCGCGGGCTCCCAGTTCCGCCTCTCGCTGCCGCGCGTGGCCGGGGCCGAACTGCGGGGCTCGCCGCTGCCGCTCGTCCCGCCCGGAGCCGGTGACGCCCGCCCGCTGTTCGCGGAGCTGGAGGCCGGCGAATGA